A single genomic interval of Falco cherrug isolate bFalChe1 chromosome 8, bFalChe1.pri, whole genome shotgun sequence harbors:
- the TNS1 gene encoding tensin-1 isoform X4, with amino-acid sequence MDFGSVMNQAVTPCSPAVNYELPSPGESITKQVDALDATKSPRSGQSRRKTSRSMSLATAMESSCELDLVYITERIIAVSYPSTAEEQSFCSNLREVAHMLKSKHGDNYVLFNLSERRNDISKLHPKVLDFGWPDLHTPALEKICSICKAMDTWLNAAAHNVVVLHNKGNRGRLGVVVAAYMHYSNISASADQALDRFAMKRFYEDKVVPVGQPSQKRYIHYFSGLLSGSIKMNNKPLFLHHVIMHGIPNFESKGGCRPFLKIYQAMQPVYTSGIYNVQGDSQTGICITIEPGLLLKGDILLKCYHKKFRSPTRDVIFRVQFHTCAVHDLDVVFGKEDLDEAFRDERFPEYGKVEFVFSYGPEKIQGMEHLENGPSVSVDYNTSDPLIRWDSYENFNIQREDNAEGTWAEPPLPGKNLEKEVGHTQGPLDGSLYAKVKKKDSLHGSTGAVNATRLPLSAAPNHVEHTLSVSSDSGNSTASTKTDRTDEPGVPRAPGGQAVLSPEEKRELDRLLVGFGLESAPPMHNHVPSSVPARLPTMLGRHVVPAQVHVNGNAAALVAERETDILDDELPNQDEHSVGSLGTLSSLDGTTASEAGYQEAPRVGSLSSLPNGPSSCNGAEKLPKEGLYDGEPLSNGGYPYNNQNALMGHHVRDPLPPLRPSASAQEHLAGYPQRPPGSHTLGWLQPQPLPGSQPYLYGYDPPGTYRSRSFPAVDTAKYDATPALPQAPARSTSSREAVQRGLNSWQQQGGSRPPSRLQEGSVESHSPSVSSCSPQPSPLQPVPPHSHSMPEFPRAPSCREIEQSIEALDVLMLDLAPAVHKSQSVPATSRQDKPVGPLLSSLSAQPIAGIYSRPAPQVAQPRSFSTSVSPVVSEPGGKGYSPGEPDYGVHEYQETYSPYSYQPAPVPEPRSYSHASPGTPMGILPLSTSYSPVGSQQLLVSSPPSPTVPAQTQTPFKGPESYEDLSRSAEEPLNLEGLVAHRVAGVQSREKPPEESAVPARKRTPSNSHYEKSSPEPSSPRSPTILSPEVVSTIAANPGGRPKEPHLHSYKEAFEEMEGASPTSPPSSGVRSPPGLAKTPLSALGLKPHNPAEILLHPVGELEGEAGGDSEEEPRSYVESVARTATTGRGGSLPTTQPAGLEVPARNGTFTNSFTTPSPVSTSSPIHSVDGASLRSYPSEGSPHSTVTPSHALAEPVCRSPVSSQTPSANSSYQNSSPSSFAMVQGGVPGSAYTSPDYPDGRASLQPDPQARPQAQVNVVGVHVLPGSPRTLHRTVATNTPSSPSFGRRAVNPSVSGTPGSPGLGRHTVVAHGNLVAPPGSPSLARHQAAAAVPPGSPLYGYSSPEERRPTLSRQSSSSGYQPPSTPSFPVSPAYYPGTSTPHSSSPDSAAYRQGSPTPQPALPEKRRMSAGDRSNSLPNYATVNGKASSPLSSGMSSPSSGSAVTFSHTLPDFSKFSMPDVSPETRANVKFVQDTSKYWYKPEISREQAIALLKDREPGAFIIRDSHSFRGAYGLAMKVASPPPTVMQQNKKGDITNELVRHFLIETSPRGVKLKGCPNEPNFGCLSALVYQHSIMPLALPCKLVIPDRDPMEEKKDTASATNSATDLLKQGAACNVLFINSVEMESLTGPQAIAKAVGETLVADPTPTATIVHFKVSAQGITLTDNQRKLFFRRHYPLNTVTFCDLDPQERKWTKTDDSGPAKLFGFVARKQGSTTDNICHLFAELDPDQPAAAIVNFVSRVMLGSGQKR; translated from the exons GATGCCACAAAATCCCCGAGGAGTGGGCAGTCACGCCGCAAAACATCCAG GAGCATGAGCCTTGCCACAGCCATGGAGAGCAGCTGTGAGCTGGACCTGGTGTACATCACGGAGCGGATCATTGCCGTCTCCTACCCCAGCACGGCCGAGGAGCAGAGCTTCTGCAGCAACCTTCGTGAAGTGGCCCACATGCTGAAGTCCAAGCATGGGGACAATTATGTG CTTTTCAACCTCTCTGAGCGGAGAAATGATATCAGCAAACTTCACCCAAAG GTGCTGGATTTTGGGTGGCCTGACCTGCACACTCCAGCACTGGAGAAGATCTGCAGCATTTGCAAAGCCATGGACACGTGGCTGAACGCGGCGGCACACAACGTGGTGGTGCTGCACAACAAG GGGAACCGTGGCcggctgggggtggtggtggctgcCTACATGCACTACAGCAACATCTCAGCCAG TGCTGACCAGGCTCTGGACAGATTTGCCATGAAGCGCTTCTACGAGGACAAGGTGGTGCCGGTGGGACAGCCATCCCAGAAGAG GTACATCCATTACTTCAGTGGGCTCCTCTCTGGCAGCATCAAGATGAACAACAAGCCTCTCTTCCTCCATCATGTCATCATGCACGGCATCCCCAACTTTGAGTCGAAAGGCG GTTGTCGGCCCTTCCTGAAAATCTACCAGGCCATGCAGCCCGTCTACACCTCGGGGATCTA CAATGTGCAAGGAGACAGCCAGACGGGCATCTGCATCACCATTGAACCTGGCTTGCTTCTCAAGGGTGATATCTTG CTGAAGTGTTACCACAAGAAATTTCGCAGCCCAACCCGTGATGTGATTTTCCGCGTGCAGTTCCACACATGCGCTGTGCATGACCTTGATGTCGTCTTTGGCAAGGAGGACCTGGATGAGGCCTTCAGAG ATGAGCGCTTCCCTGAGTACGGGAAGGTGGAGTTTGTGTTCTCCTATGGCCCTGAGAAGATCCAAG gCATGGAACACCTGGAGAATGGGCCCAGCGTTTCTGTGGACTATAACACATCTGATCCGCTCATCCGGTGGGACTCCTACGAGAACTTCAACATTCAGCGTGAGGACAATGCGGAGGGTACCTGGGCTGAGCCACCCCTGCCCGGCAAGAACCTGGAGAAAG AGGTTGGGCACACACAAGGGCCCCTGGACGGGAGCCTCTACGCTAAAGTGAAGAAGAAAGACTCCCTCCACGGCAGCACTGGTGCTGTCAACGCCACCCGCCTCCCCCTCTCAGCAGCGCCCAACCACGTTGAGCACACGCTCTCGGTGAGCAGCGACTCAGGCAACTCCACTGCCTCCACCAAGACCGACCGGACCGATGAGCCGGGGGTGCCCAGGGCGCCTGGTGGCCAGGCGGTGCTGAGCCCCGAGGAGAAGCGGGAGCTGGATCGTCTGCTTGTTGGCTTTGGCTTGGAGAGCGCACCACCCATGCACAACCACGTGCCCAGCTCTGTACCGGCGCGCCTGCCCACCATGCTGGGCCGCCACGTGGTGCCAGCTCAGGTGCACGTCAATGGGAATGCCGCGGCGCTGGTGGCTGAGCGGGAGACAGATATCTTGGACGACGAGCTGCCCAACCAGGATGAGCACAGTGTGGGCAGCCTGGGCACACTCTCCTCCTTGGATGGCACCACTGCCAGCGAGGCCGGCTACCAGGAGGCACCCCGGGTGGGCagtctctcctccctgcccaatGGCCCCTCGAGCTGCAATGGGGCTGAGAAGCTGCCGAAGGAGGGGCTGTACGACGGTGAGCCACTCTCCAACGGTGGCTACCCCTACAACAACCAGAACGCCCTGATGGGCCACCACGTCCGTGACCCGCTGCCTCCCTTGCGGCCCTCAGCATCTGCTCAGGAGCACCTGGCTGGTTACCCGCAGCGCCCGCCGGGATCCCACACCTtgggctggctccagccccagccactgcctggctcccagccctaCCTGTATGGCTATGACCCCCCTGGCACCTACCGCTCCCGGTCTTTCCCAGCGGTGGACACGGCCAAGTACGATGCGACCCCGGCACTGCCCCAGGCCCCGGCTCGCAGCACCAGCAGCCGGGAGGCTGTGCAAAGGGGCTTGAAttcctggcagcagcaaggagggagCCGGCCGCCTTCCCGGCTGCAGGAGGGCAGTGTGGAGAGCCACAGCCCCAgtgtctccagctgcagcccccagcccagcccactgcagccgGTGCccccacacagccacagcaTGCCTGAATTTCCCCGGGCACCCTCCTGCCGGGAGATCGAGCAGTCCATTGAAGCCCTCGATGTCCTCATGCTGGACCTCGCGCCTGCCGTCCACAAGTCACAGAGTGTGCCTGCCACCTCCCGCCAGGACAAGCCGGTGGGacccctgctctcctccctctcGGCCCAGCCCATTGCTGGCATCTACAGCCGGCCAGCTCCGCAGGTGGCCCAGCCAAGGTCATTCAGCACCTCTGTGAGCCCCGTGGTCTCTGAGCCCGGGGGCAAAGGCTATTCTCCTGGAGAGCCAGACTACGGGGTGCATGAGTACCAGGAAACGTATTCGCCGTACAGCTACCAGCCAGCACCAGTGCCGGAGCCGAGGAGCTACAGCCATGCCTCACCTGGAACACCGATGGGCATCCTCCCACTCAGCACTTCCTACAGCCCCGTCGGGTCTCAGCAGCTCCTTGTCTCCTCCCCACCTTCCCCCACCGTCCCAGCACAAACCCAGACGCCCTTCAAGGGACCAGAGAGCTATGAAGACCTGTCGAGGTCAGCAGAAGAGCCCTTGAATCTGGAGGGCCTGGTGGCCCACAGGGTGGCAG GGGTGCAGTCCCGGGAGAAGCCCCCAGAGGAGAGCGCTGTGCCTGCCCGCAAGCGGACCCCCAGCAACAGCCACTATGAGAAGAGCTCGCCGGAGCCTAGTTCACCCCGCAGCCCCACCATCCTCTCGCCCGAGGTGGTCAGCACCATTGCGGCCAACCCTGGAGGGAGGCCCAAAGAG CCTCACCTCCACAGCTACAAAGAAGCCTTTGAAGAGATGGAGGGTGCCTCCCCCACCAGCCCACCCTCCAGCGGCG TGCGTTCTCCCCCCGGCCTGGCCAAGACCCCACTCTCAGCACTGGGGCTGAAACCCCACAACCCGGCTGAGATCCTGCTGCATCCGGTGGGAG AGCTAGAAGGGGAGGCGGGTGGTGACTCTGAAGAAG agCCCAGGAGCTACGTCGAGTCGGTGGCACGCACGGCCACgacaggcaggggagggagccTGCCCACCACCCAGCCTGCGGGCCTGGAGGTGCCTGCCAGGAATGGCACCTTCACCAACTCCTTCACTACCCCCAGCCCTGtctccaccagcagccccatTCACAGTGTGGACGG GGCCTCCCTCCGCAGCTACCCATCAGAGGGCAGCCCCCACAGCACAGTTACACCTTCCCATGCCTTGGCTGAGCCTGTTTGCCGGTCACCTGTCAGCTCGCAGACACCCTCTGCTAACAGCAGCTACCAGAACTCGTCTCCATCTTCCTTTGCAATGGTCCAAGGTGGGGTCCCGGGCTCAGCATATACCAGCCCCGACTATCCCGATGGCCGAGCCAGCCTCCAGCCAGACCCCCAAGCTCGGCCGCAGGCACAGGTCAATGTGGTGGGGGTCCATGTCCTGCCAGGGAGCCCCCGCACCCTGCACCGGACAGTGGCTACCAACACGCCATCCAGCCCCAGCTTCGGGCGAAGAGCCGTCAACCCCAGCGTAAGCGGCACTCCCGGCAGCCCTGGACTGGGCAGACACACTGTAGTGGCCCATGGCAACCTGGTGGCCCCACCAGggagccccagcctggccaggcaTCAAGCTGCGGCAGCCGTCCCCCCTGGCAGCCCCCTGTATGGCTACTCCAGCCCAGAGGAGAGGCGCCCGACACTGTCTCggcagagcagctcctctggTTACCAGCCTCCTTCCACGCCATCCTTCCCTGTCTCGCCGGCGTACTACCCTGGCACGAGCACGCCGCACTCCTCTTCCCCGGACTCGGCCGCCTACCGCCAGGGCAGCCCCACGCCACAGCCTGCACTGCCTGAGAAGCGGCGGATGTCGGCCGGGGACCGCTCCAACAGCCTCCCCAACTATGCCACCGTCAATGGCAAGGCATCCTCCCCCCTCTCCAGTGGCATGTCCAGCCCCAGCAGTGGGAGTGCTGTCACCTTCTCCCACACGCTGCCAGACTTCTCCAAGTTCTCCATGCCAG aTGTCAGCCCCGAGACTCGTGCCAATGTCAAGTTTGTGCAGGACACTTCCAAGTACTGGTATAAACCGGAGATCTccagggagcagg CCATTGCACTGCTGAAGGACAGGGAGCCAGGGGCTTTCATCATCCGAGACAGCCACTCCTTCCGGGGAGCCTACGGCCTTGCCATGAAAGTAGCTTCTCCGCCTCCCACAGTCATGCAGCAGAACAAGAAAG GAGACATCACCAACGAACTGGTAAGGCACTTCCTCATCGAGACTAGCCCACGGGGTGTGAAACTAAAAGGATGCCCCAATGAGCCCAATTTTG GCTGTCTCTCGGCTCTGGTGTACCAGCACTCCATTATGCCCTTGGCCCTGCCCTGCAAGCTGGTCATTCCTGACCGAG ATCccatggaggaaaagaaagacacTGCGTCTGCCACCAACTCAGCCACAGACCTCCTCAAACAGGGTGCGG CCTGCAATGTCCTCTTCATCAATTCTGTGGAGATGGAGTCACTGACAGGCCCCCAGGCCATCGCAAAGGCTGTTGGCGAGACGCTGGTGGCTGATCCCACACCCACTGCTACCATCGTCCACTTCAAAGTCTCTGCACAAGGCATCACCTTAACGGACAACCAGAGGAA ATTGTTCTTCCGGCGACACTACCCCCTCAACACTGTCACCTTCTGTGACTTGGACCCCCAGGAACGAAA GTGGACTAAAACTGATGACAGTGGCCCAGCCAA GCTCTTCGGCTTTGTGGCCAGGAAGCAAGGGAGCACCACAGACAACATCTGTCACCTCTTTGCTGAGCTGGACCCAgaccagccagctgcagccattGTCAACTTTGTCTCCAGGGTCATGCTTGGCTCTGGACAGAAAAGATGA
- the TNS1 gene encoding tensin-1 isoform X5, translating into MDFGSVMNQAVTPCSPAVNYELPSPGESITKQVDALDATKSPRSGQSRRKTSRSMSLATAMESSCELDLVYITERIIAVSYPSTAEEQSFCSNLREVAHMLKSKHGDNYVLFNLSERRNDISKLHPKVLDFGWPDLHTPALEKICSICKAMDTWLNAAAHNVVVLHNKGNRGRLGVVVAAYMHYSNISASADQALDRFAMKRFYEDKVVPVGQPSQKRYIHYFSGLLSGSIKMNNKPLFLHHVIMHGIPNFESKGGCRPFLKIYQAMQPVYTSGIYNVQGDSQTGICITIEPGLLLKGDILLKCYHKKFRSPTRDVIFRVQFHTCAVHDLDVVFGKEDLDEAFRDERFPEYGKVEFVFSYGPEKIQGMEHLENGPSVSVDYNTSDPLIRWDSYENFNIQREDNAEGTWAEPPLPGKNLEKEVGHTQGPLDGSLYAKVKKKDSLHGSTGAVNATRLPLSAAPNHVEHTLSVSSDSGNSTASTKTDRTDEPGVPRAPGGQAVLSPEEKRELDRLLVGFGLESAPPMHNHVPSSVPARLPTMLGRHVVPAQVHVNGNAAALVAERETDILDDELPNQDEHSVGSLGTLSSLDGTTASEAGYQEAPRVGSLSSLPNGPSSCNGAEKLPKEGLYDGEPLSNGGYPYNNQNALMGHHVRDPLPPLRPSASAQEHLAGYPQRPPGSHTLGWLQPQPLPGSQPYLYGYDPPGTYRSRSFPAVDTAKYDATPALPQAPARSTSSREAVQRGLNSWQQQGGSRPPSRLQEGSVESHSPSVSSCSPQPSPLQPVPPHSHSMPEFPRAPSCREIEQSIEALDVLMLDLAPAVHKSQSVPATSRQDKPVGPLLSSLSAQPIAGIYSRPAPQVAQPRSFSTSVSPVVSEPGGKGYSPGEPDYGVHEYQETYSPYSYQPAPVPEPRSYSHASPGTPMGILPLSTSYSPVGSQQLLVSSPPSPTVPAQTQTPFKGPESYEDLSRSAEEPLNLEGLVAHRVAGVQSREKPPEESAVPARKRTPSNSHYEKSSPEPSSPRSPTILSPEVVSTIAANPGGRPKEPHLHSYKEAFEEMEGASPTSPPSSGVRSPPGLAKTPLSALGLKPHNPAEILLHPVGEPRSYVESVARTATTGRGGSLPTTQPAGLEVPARNGTFTNSFTTPSPVSTSSPIHSVDGASLRSYPSEGSPHSTVTPSHALAEPVCRSPVSSQTPSANSSYQNSSPSSFAMVQGGVPGSAYTSPDYPDGRASLQPDPQARPQAQVNVVGVHVLPGSPRTLHRTVATNTPSSPSFGRRAVNPSVSGTPGSPGLGRHTVVAHGNLVAPPGSPSLARHQAAAAVPPGSPLYGYSSPEERRPTLSRQSSSSGYQPPSTPSFPVSPAYYPGTSTPHSSSPDSAAYRQGSPTPQPALPEKRRMSAGDRSNSLPNYATVNGKASSPLSSGMSSPSSGSAVTFSHTLPDFSKFSMPDVSPETRANVKFVQDTSKYWYKPEISREQAIALLKDREPGAFIIRDSHSFRGAYGLAMKVASPPPTVMQQNKKGDITNELVRHFLIETSPRGVKLKGCPNEPNFGCLSALVYQHSIMPLALPCKLVIPDRDPMEEKKDTASATNSATDLLKQGAACNVLFINSVEMESLTGPQAIAKAVGETLVADPTPTATIVHFKVSAQGITLTDNQRKLFFRRHYPLNTVTFCDLDPQERKWTKTDDSGPAKLFGFVARKQGSTTDNICHLFAELDPDQPAAAIVNFVSRVMLGSGQKR; encoded by the exons GATGCCACAAAATCCCCGAGGAGTGGGCAGTCACGCCGCAAAACATCCAG GAGCATGAGCCTTGCCACAGCCATGGAGAGCAGCTGTGAGCTGGACCTGGTGTACATCACGGAGCGGATCATTGCCGTCTCCTACCCCAGCACGGCCGAGGAGCAGAGCTTCTGCAGCAACCTTCGTGAAGTGGCCCACATGCTGAAGTCCAAGCATGGGGACAATTATGTG CTTTTCAACCTCTCTGAGCGGAGAAATGATATCAGCAAACTTCACCCAAAG GTGCTGGATTTTGGGTGGCCTGACCTGCACACTCCAGCACTGGAGAAGATCTGCAGCATTTGCAAAGCCATGGACACGTGGCTGAACGCGGCGGCACACAACGTGGTGGTGCTGCACAACAAG GGGAACCGTGGCcggctgggggtggtggtggctgcCTACATGCACTACAGCAACATCTCAGCCAG TGCTGACCAGGCTCTGGACAGATTTGCCATGAAGCGCTTCTACGAGGACAAGGTGGTGCCGGTGGGACAGCCATCCCAGAAGAG GTACATCCATTACTTCAGTGGGCTCCTCTCTGGCAGCATCAAGATGAACAACAAGCCTCTCTTCCTCCATCATGTCATCATGCACGGCATCCCCAACTTTGAGTCGAAAGGCG GTTGTCGGCCCTTCCTGAAAATCTACCAGGCCATGCAGCCCGTCTACACCTCGGGGATCTA CAATGTGCAAGGAGACAGCCAGACGGGCATCTGCATCACCATTGAACCTGGCTTGCTTCTCAAGGGTGATATCTTG CTGAAGTGTTACCACAAGAAATTTCGCAGCCCAACCCGTGATGTGATTTTCCGCGTGCAGTTCCACACATGCGCTGTGCATGACCTTGATGTCGTCTTTGGCAAGGAGGACCTGGATGAGGCCTTCAGAG ATGAGCGCTTCCCTGAGTACGGGAAGGTGGAGTTTGTGTTCTCCTATGGCCCTGAGAAGATCCAAG gCATGGAACACCTGGAGAATGGGCCCAGCGTTTCTGTGGACTATAACACATCTGATCCGCTCATCCGGTGGGACTCCTACGAGAACTTCAACATTCAGCGTGAGGACAATGCGGAGGGTACCTGGGCTGAGCCACCCCTGCCCGGCAAGAACCTGGAGAAAG AGGTTGGGCACACACAAGGGCCCCTGGACGGGAGCCTCTACGCTAAAGTGAAGAAGAAAGACTCCCTCCACGGCAGCACTGGTGCTGTCAACGCCACCCGCCTCCCCCTCTCAGCAGCGCCCAACCACGTTGAGCACACGCTCTCGGTGAGCAGCGACTCAGGCAACTCCACTGCCTCCACCAAGACCGACCGGACCGATGAGCCGGGGGTGCCCAGGGCGCCTGGTGGCCAGGCGGTGCTGAGCCCCGAGGAGAAGCGGGAGCTGGATCGTCTGCTTGTTGGCTTTGGCTTGGAGAGCGCACCACCCATGCACAACCACGTGCCCAGCTCTGTACCGGCGCGCCTGCCCACCATGCTGGGCCGCCACGTGGTGCCAGCTCAGGTGCACGTCAATGGGAATGCCGCGGCGCTGGTGGCTGAGCGGGAGACAGATATCTTGGACGACGAGCTGCCCAACCAGGATGAGCACAGTGTGGGCAGCCTGGGCACACTCTCCTCCTTGGATGGCACCACTGCCAGCGAGGCCGGCTACCAGGAGGCACCCCGGGTGGGCagtctctcctccctgcccaatGGCCCCTCGAGCTGCAATGGGGCTGAGAAGCTGCCGAAGGAGGGGCTGTACGACGGTGAGCCACTCTCCAACGGTGGCTACCCCTACAACAACCAGAACGCCCTGATGGGCCACCACGTCCGTGACCCGCTGCCTCCCTTGCGGCCCTCAGCATCTGCTCAGGAGCACCTGGCTGGTTACCCGCAGCGCCCGCCGGGATCCCACACCTtgggctggctccagccccagccactgcctggctcccagccctaCCTGTATGGCTATGACCCCCCTGGCACCTACCGCTCCCGGTCTTTCCCAGCGGTGGACACGGCCAAGTACGATGCGACCCCGGCACTGCCCCAGGCCCCGGCTCGCAGCACCAGCAGCCGGGAGGCTGTGCAAAGGGGCTTGAAttcctggcagcagcaaggagggagCCGGCCGCCTTCCCGGCTGCAGGAGGGCAGTGTGGAGAGCCACAGCCCCAgtgtctccagctgcagcccccagcccagcccactgcagccgGTGCccccacacagccacagcaTGCCTGAATTTCCCCGGGCACCCTCCTGCCGGGAGATCGAGCAGTCCATTGAAGCCCTCGATGTCCTCATGCTGGACCTCGCGCCTGCCGTCCACAAGTCACAGAGTGTGCCTGCCACCTCCCGCCAGGACAAGCCGGTGGGacccctgctctcctccctctcGGCCCAGCCCATTGCTGGCATCTACAGCCGGCCAGCTCCGCAGGTGGCCCAGCCAAGGTCATTCAGCACCTCTGTGAGCCCCGTGGTCTCTGAGCCCGGGGGCAAAGGCTATTCTCCTGGAGAGCCAGACTACGGGGTGCATGAGTACCAGGAAACGTATTCGCCGTACAGCTACCAGCCAGCACCAGTGCCGGAGCCGAGGAGCTACAGCCATGCCTCACCTGGAACACCGATGGGCATCCTCCCACTCAGCACTTCCTACAGCCCCGTCGGGTCTCAGCAGCTCCTTGTCTCCTCCCCACCTTCCCCCACCGTCCCAGCACAAACCCAGACGCCCTTCAAGGGACCAGAGAGCTATGAAGACCTGTCGAGGTCAGCAGAAGAGCCCTTGAATCTGGAGGGCCTGGTGGCCCACAGGGTGGCAG GGGTGCAGTCCCGGGAGAAGCCCCCAGAGGAGAGCGCTGTGCCTGCCCGCAAGCGGACCCCCAGCAACAGCCACTATGAGAAGAGCTCGCCGGAGCCTAGTTCACCCCGCAGCCCCACCATCCTCTCGCCCGAGGTGGTCAGCACCATTGCGGCCAACCCTGGAGGGAGGCCCAAAGAG CCTCACCTCCACAGCTACAAAGAAGCCTTTGAAGAGATGGAGGGTGCCTCCCCCACCAGCCCACCCTCCAGCGGCG TGCGTTCTCCCCCCGGCCTGGCCAAGACCCCACTCTCAGCACTGGGGCTGAAACCCCACAACCCGGCTGAGATCCTGCTGCATCCGGTGGGAG agCCCAGGAGCTACGTCGAGTCGGTGGCACGCACGGCCACgacaggcaggggagggagccTGCCCACCACCCAGCCTGCGGGCCTGGAGGTGCCTGCCAGGAATGGCACCTTCACCAACTCCTTCACTACCCCCAGCCCTGtctccaccagcagccccatTCACAGTGTGGACGG GGCCTCCCTCCGCAGCTACCCATCAGAGGGCAGCCCCCACAGCACAGTTACACCTTCCCATGCCTTGGCTGAGCCTGTTTGCCGGTCACCTGTCAGCTCGCAGACACCCTCTGCTAACAGCAGCTACCAGAACTCGTCTCCATCTTCCTTTGCAATGGTCCAAGGTGGGGTCCCGGGCTCAGCATATACCAGCCCCGACTATCCCGATGGCCGAGCCAGCCTCCAGCCAGACCCCCAAGCTCGGCCGCAGGCACAGGTCAATGTGGTGGGGGTCCATGTCCTGCCAGGGAGCCCCCGCACCCTGCACCGGACAGTGGCTACCAACACGCCATCCAGCCCCAGCTTCGGGCGAAGAGCCGTCAACCCCAGCGTAAGCGGCACTCCCGGCAGCCCTGGACTGGGCAGACACACTGTAGTGGCCCATGGCAACCTGGTGGCCCCACCAGggagccccagcctggccaggcaTCAAGCTGCGGCAGCCGTCCCCCCTGGCAGCCCCCTGTATGGCTACTCCAGCCCAGAGGAGAGGCGCCCGACACTGTCTCggcagagcagctcctctggTTACCAGCCTCCTTCCACGCCATCCTTCCCTGTCTCGCCGGCGTACTACCCTGGCACGAGCACGCCGCACTCCTCTTCCCCGGACTCGGCCGCCTACCGCCAGGGCAGCCCCACGCCACAGCCTGCACTGCCTGAGAAGCGGCGGATGTCGGCCGGGGACCGCTCCAACAGCCTCCCCAACTATGCCACCGTCAATGGCAAGGCATCCTCCCCCCTCTCCAGTGGCATGTCCAGCCCCAGCAGTGGGAGTGCTGTCACCTTCTCCCACACGCTGCCAGACTTCTCCAAGTTCTCCATGCCAG aTGTCAGCCCCGAGACTCGTGCCAATGTCAAGTTTGTGCAGGACACTTCCAAGTACTGGTATAAACCGGAGATCTccagggagcagg CCATTGCACTGCTGAAGGACAGGGAGCCAGGGGCTTTCATCATCCGAGACAGCCACTCCTTCCGGGGAGCCTACGGCCTTGCCATGAAAGTAGCTTCTCCGCCTCCCACAGTCATGCAGCAGAACAAGAAAG GAGACATCACCAACGAACTGGTAAGGCACTTCCTCATCGAGACTAGCCCACGGGGTGTGAAACTAAAAGGATGCCCCAATGAGCCCAATTTTG GCTGTCTCTCGGCTCTGGTGTACCAGCACTCCATTATGCCCTTGGCCCTGCCCTGCAAGCTGGTCATTCCTGACCGAG ATCccatggaggaaaagaaagacacTGCGTCTGCCACCAACTCAGCCACAGACCTCCTCAAACAGGGTGCGG CCTGCAATGTCCTCTTCATCAATTCTGTGGAGATGGAGTCACTGACAGGCCCCCAGGCCATCGCAAAGGCTGTTGGCGAGACGCTGGTGGCTGATCCCACACCCACTGCTACCATCGTCCACTTCAAAGTCTCTGCACAAGGCATCACCTTAACGGACAACCAGAGGAA ATTGTTCTTCCGGCGACACTACCCCCTCAACACTGTCACCTTCTGTGACTTGGACCCCCAGGAACGAAA GTGGACTAAAACTGATGACAGTGGCCCAGCCAA GCTCTTCGGCTTTGTGGCCAGGAAGCAAGGGAGCACCACAGACAACATCTGTCACCTCTTTGCTGAGCTGGACCCAgaccagccagctgcagccattGTCAACTTTGTCTCCAGGGTCATGCTTGGCTCTGGACAGAAAAGATGA